Below is a genomic region from Methylobacterium sp. FF17.
CCCGTGGATCCCATAGGAGGGGATCGACAGGTCGATCCAGACCACACCGACCGGGTTGTTGGGCCCCGGCGGGATCGTGAACTTGGACTTCGTCTTCACGCCCTCGAACTGGTACTTCGGATCGTAGGTGTAGGTCGGCGCGTAGGCGATGCCCTCGACCTTGGCCGTGCCGGAGGGCGCCGGCTTCTCCTCGCTGCCGATCGAGGCCGGGTAGAACGCCACGAGCTTGCCGGCCTTGTCGAAGGCTCGGACGGTGCGGCTCTCCTTGTCGACCTCGATGCGGGTGACGTCCTTCGTCTCGCGATCCGGGCCCGCCTTGTCGCCGTCCCCGTCCTTACCCTTCGCCTTCGGCTTGCCGGTCTCCAGGGGCTTCACCGCCGCGACCAGGATCACCGTGCCGGCCTTGTCGAAGGCCGCGTCGGGATTCAGTGCCGCGAGCAGGTCCGGGGACATATGGAAGCGCTCGGCCAGCATCTCACGGATATTGGTGTAGCTGAGCGCGTCGAGGTCGGCTTGGTCCTCCATCTTCGGCGGCAATGTCTCCACGAAGGGTCCGGCCGCATCCGCCTCGCTGATCGTGTACTCGGTCAGCACCGGGTCGGCGCCCGTCGCCTGGAGCTTGTCGGCGAGGTCGGGCTTGAGCGCCGGTCCATCCTTCACGCCGTTCGCCGCCTTCAGGCCGTTCGCCGCGGCGAAGGCCGTGAGCGCGCCGCGCAGGTTGTCGCCGTCGCGCCCATCGATGGCGCCCGGGGAAAAACGTGCCCGGTCGAGGAGGACCTGCGCCTTGACGAGGGCCGCCTCCGGCCTTTTCGACGCCCCGCGCTTCGGCTTGTCGCCATCGGCGTTCCCGGCATCCGTCAGCGACGCGGCTTCCACCGCCTCGCGCGTCAGTTTCGGCGCCTCGGCCTTGCTCGCGGGTTCGCTCTTCGTCTCCGCGAGAGCGGAACCGGCCAGCAAAGCCCATGAGAGCGCGGCGAGCCCGCCACCAATCGATCGTCCGACCAGAATCACCGGAAACTCCCGCCCCATCGCATGAAAACCACGGGGTAAAGGCCGATCGGGCATGCCGCGTTCCGCGCCTATTGGCAGAGCCGATGCCCGTTGTTGCGCTCCCGCTCGTCGAGGTGGAGATGATTGGCGTGCGCCGCATCCGAACCCGGTCCCAGCACCGTCCGGAAGAAGCGGCAGGCGCGCGCCCGCACGGTGGCGAGGAACGTCGCCTCGGGCGAGCCGTCCGGCAGGGGCAGCACGCCGATCGCCGCGCGCTTGGCGAAGGTGAATCCCATCACGTCGATGCCGTTGGCGAAGCTGTGTTCGCTGAGTTTGGCATCGGGGTCATGGTTCTGGCCCCGGCACTCGTAGGACGTGCCGATGGCGAGCCCCGTCAGCGGCTGGCCGAGGTCGCGCTCGGCGGCGACCTGCGCCTCGGTCGCCCAGCGCGCCAGGGCCTCGGCGGCGTCGCAGACCAGGGTGACCGGTGGGTTGAGGGCGAGGTCGTCGCCGAGCGCCGTCACCTTCAGGGGTCGGGCCGCGCCGCACTGGCCGTTGGCGATGGCGGGCAGGGGCTCGAAGCGGGCGCCGAGGCGCTCCAACCGGCGACGGCAGGCGCCGTCGTCGAGGGGTGCGACGGTGATGGCGAGGGCCGGGCCGGCGAGCTCGGGCGGACGCGGCGGCGGCACCGGCGTCTCACCCGCCACGGTCGGGCCGGCCGGCGCCGGGCCGAGGTCGGCCGGACGCTCCGGCGGACGCGGGACACCGGATGGCGCGGGCGAAATCGGGTCGGGTTTGGCTGGCTCGGGTTTGGCCGGCTCGGGCTTGAGGGGCTCCGGTTTGGCGGGCTCGGACGTCCCGAGTTCGATCGGACGCGCGGGCGGGGCAGGGGGCGGCATCGGAATCGCCGTCGCGTCCGAGGGAACACCCTTCCCCTCCGCGCTCGCCGCCGGGGTGAACGCGACCGGAAGACCGAGCAGGGTCGATGCGGCCAGGGCGACGACGAGGAGGCCGGTTCGGCGGGGCGGGCGCATGGCGTTTCGATCCTGGTCCGGCAGCGGGCCGCGGGGCGGCGCATCCGGCCGCACGTTCGGGAGGTTGGCGGCCGGCCGCAAGGGCACGAAGTCCACGCGCGCCGGCAATCGGATCCCATATCGCCTTTGCGCTTCCGGCCGCGGTGCTTACCTTGCACCGAGACGCGCGACGAACCGCACGAAGGAACACGGATGACCTCTGGCACGCCCGACGCTACCCTCGACACCGCCGCTCCGGCGGGCATCGGGCCCTTCGCGGAGCGGGTTTGGGCGACGCCCCACGGCCTGCCGCCCTTCGAGCGGATCGCGCCGGCCCATTACCTGCCGGCCTTCGACGCGGCCCTCGCGAGCCACGAAGCGGAGGTCGCCGCCATCGCCGGGCAGGCGGCACCCGCGACATTCGCCAACACGGTCGAAGCCCTGGAACGCGCCGGACACGACCTCGACCGGGTCGCCTCTGTGTTCTTTAACCTGAGCGGAAGCCACACCAACCCCGAGCTCCAGGCGGTCGAGCGCGCGATCACGCCCCGCCTCGCTCGCCACGGCAGCGCGATCTACCTGAATGCCGACTTGTGGGCGCGCATCTCCGCCATCGACCCGGAGGCAGAGGGCCTCGGGCCGGAACAGCGCCGGGTGCTCGACCGCTATCGCACGCGCTTCCGGCGCTCGGGCGCCGACCTCGCCCCCGAGGCCAAGGCCCGGATGGCCGAAATCGCCGGCCGCATGGCCGAACTCGGCACCCGCTTCAGCCAGAACCTGCTCGCCGACGAGGGCGCCTTCGCGCTGCCGCTCGAAACCGAGGCGGACCTGGCCGGCCTGCCGCCCTTCCTGCGCGCCGCATCCGCTTCGGCCGCGAAGGAGCGCGGCTCCACCCACAGCCACGTCATCACCCTGTCCCGCTCGCTGATCGAGCCGTTCCTGGTGTTCTCCACCCGGCGCGACCTGCGCGAGAAGGCCTACGAGGCCTGGACCCGGCGCGGGGAGAACGGCGGCGACACGGACAATCGCGGGCTCATCGCCAAGATCGTGGCCCTGCGCGCCGAGCGGGCCCGCCTCCTCGGCTTCGAGAGCTTCGCGCATTTCAAGCTCTCGGACACGATGGCGGGCTCGCCCGACCGGGCCATGGATCTCCTGCGGGACGTCTGGAC
It encodes:
- a CDS encoding L,D-transpeptidase family protein — encoded protein: MGREFPVILVGRSIGGGLAALSWALLAGSALAETKSEPASKAEAPKLTREAVEAASLTDAGNADGDKPKRGASKRPEAALVKAQVLLDRARFSPGAIDGRDGDNLRGALTAFAAANGLKAANGVKDGPALKPDLADKLQATGADPVLTEYTISEADAAGPFVETLPPKMEDQADLDALSYTNIREMLAERFHMSPDLLAALNPDAAFDKAGTVILVAAVKPLETGKPKAKGKDGDGDKAGPDRETKDVTRIEVDKESRTVRAFDKAGKLVAFYPASIGSEEKPAPSGTAKVEGIAYAPTYTYDPKYQFEGVKTKSKFTIPPGPNNPVGVVWIDLSIPSYGIHGTPEPEKVGKTESHGCIRLTNWDARDLATRVTRGAEVVFKDD
- a CDS encoding extensin-like domain-containing protein, with translation MRPPRRTGLLVVALAASTLLGLPVAFTPAASAEGKGVPSDATAIPMPPPAPPARPIELGTSEPAKPEPLKPEPAKPEPAKPDPISPAPSGVPRPPERPADLGPAPAGPTVAGETPVPPPRPPELAGPALAITVAPLDDGACRRRLERLGARFEPLPAIANGQCGAARPLKVTALGDDLALNPPVTLVCDAAEALARWATEAQVAAERDLGQPLTGLAIGTSYECRGQNHDPDAKLSEHSFANGIDVMGFTFAKRAAIGVLPLPDGSPEATFLATVRARACRFFRTVLGPGSDAAHANHLHLDERERNNGHRLCQ